From the Candidatus Poribacteria bacterium genome, the window AGCCATCATCAATGAGTTGTTGTGGGTTTACTTTCATCTTATATTACCAGGGAGAGGAATACGATGTTTAGGTCCCCCGCACCCCATAGGGGCGCGCGGGTAGCAACCGGAACAATAGTAGTGGACCGGAGAGAGTAAGACTCCCTCTAACCACAGCACTGCCAAGTGTAAATTGCCGGTGCGAATTTAACTATATCATAAATATCACTATAATGTCAAATAATTTCTTCAAAAATGTAGAAAAATTCCGCGATCTTTGAAAATTCAACCCAAATGTAATATGAATCGTCGAAAAATTCCAGTTGACAGGGATTCAACCGGATAGTATAGTTACACCAAGTTCAATCTATCCGAGTTGGGGGTAAAGAAATGAAATGTAATCAGCGCAGATGTCGCTGTGGAAATAAAATCGGGACGCAATGGCATTTGAAATTCCGATATAATGCTTCTATTTTATTCCTGAGTATAATTCTGTCTCTGCCGTTTGTCGGTTGTGGAACGGTTATGAATAAATTTATATCGGAGGGCGCGTATGAAGTGCCACAGTTGCCGAAATCCGAACTCGCCACTCTCCAAATTGACACAGAGGGCGGGTGGCTCCAACGGTATAAGTTAATCGCGTTCCGAATTGATGGCAAATTAGCTATGCGCAAGCAGATTGATGCCCACGGGGAGATCGCTATTGACGAAATTTTGGTCCTGCCAGGAAAGCGTGATATGTCAGTGACGACCATACACCGTCATTTTTTTGATAACGACACGGGGAGCACCATCCAACTCGTATCCAAATTTTCTGCTGATGTAAAAGCAGGTGGCACCTATTTGTTGAAGGACGACAATAAATTGGTTGATGCAAATACAGGTGAGGTCATCAGCCACTGGAAACTTTTTTGATTCAAAAAATGCTGCTCATTTGTTCTCTGCAAGTTGTACCTTTTTAACATAAACTGGGCTGCACGTCCACCAAAATTCCGAGGAGGCGTTATGCTAATTCGCGGTGAAGACAGTGCTATTAATCTCCGCTCCACGCTGACGGAAGAGGAGAAATGGCACTACGATCTGTTTGGTTATCTGGTGCTTCGACAGGTGGTATCGCCAAGAGAGGTTGAACGGATGCTTGAGATAGCGGACGGGTGGTTCGCTGCCCCTAAAACTGCACCGGAACCTATGAATGTCACGCAAGACGAATACAGCGGGGTTCTGAACAACGTTCAATACGGTGACCGGATCTTTGAACGATTATCGCTTAATGAGAAAGTGATGCGGATTGTAATGGGATTGATGTGGAACCGTCCGAGACTTTTCAACTGCGCGCTTGTCTTGCAAAAGCAACGTCCTATCTCTGAGGGTGAAAAGGAGAGACTGCATCGCGATACCAGCGGTTTTGAGTTTCCTGATGGATTTCATAATCCGCACAACGATTATCAAGCCGGTAACGGACAGATTTATAGCAATTTCGTCAACACCGCTATAACGCTCGTTGATGTCCCGAAGGACAACGGTTTCATGTGCATCCCCGGCACGCATAAATCACGAATTACGTTTCCTACGACGCTTGACATCGACAACGAATGGGCACCCGCAATTACGTTTGAGCTGAAGGCAGGGGATTGCCTCATCTTTTCACCGCGTTTGATGCACGGGGCAAAATTTTGGAAAGTCGATTCTCCACGTCGCGTTGTCTTCAATCGGTATCAATTCAGTTTCTATTTCAATGAGAATTATAACCTCCCAATAGAAGCCCATCGGCACCGCATCTCTGAAGATGAATACGAGTTGGAATTGATCCAACGCGGTGAAAAAGGGTTTGCCAAGCGGATCCTCAAAAAACTGGAGACGGGGGAGGAACTATGCTAACACAGAAAGAAAAATGGCATCTCGATCTGCTGGGTTATTTTGTGGTGCGGAACGCCGTGCCAAAAGCGGATGTCGAACTGATGAAGGCACAGATGTTTGAGTGGTCTGAATGGGATGCGTCAGACTTCAAGCCCCCTATGCGAATCAATGCACCAGAGGGGAAACCGTGGTGGGTCTATAACATGCACTACGGACATGAAGCGTTCCAACGGCTGATTTTAAATCCAGAAATCCTGCGCGTGGCGACTGCCTTGACGTGGAACCATCCGAGAGTCTTCGATGTCGTAGCGAATATTTGTTATCCTAACGCTGATGGTTTGGAACTCCATGGTGGACATAAAGGGTGGTTTAGAGGTCCACATCACCAATACCAAGTCGCGAACGATGAGATCTTCGCGAGTTTCTTTAACCTCTCTGTTTCGCTCGTGGATGTGCCACCGGGCAACGGATTTGCCTGCATTCCGGGAAGCCATAAATCCAACTTTCAGTATCCAGAGGACATCACGATGGATGACGCACCACCGATGGTCCACAATGTCCCCGTAAACGCTGGTGATTTCATTGTGTTTCTGCCGAACACGCGGCACGCGGGAAGGCGGTGGAACCATGAGGCGTATCCGCGGATGACGGTGTTCTTACGCTGGGTCTATGCGAAGCAGTTTCATCACACCGACGCGTCTTGGTGGCTTCCGTTCGATGCACACAAAGATGAAATTCCGGTCGCACTTCATGAGCTCGAAAGCCGAGATCACGGACAACGGAAGGCGTTGAATGAACTCATAGATCCGTTTAAAGTAGATATTCCCGAATGAAAATTCTACCAAACGAACCCTCAAAAAAGTTTTGACGTGAAGCCAGAAAATTGGTAAACTGCATAAGCAGGACTTATGCAATTTTGATCATAGCACACGTTATTGGAGAAATAGATGACATCCCCGACGAATCGAGAAGTGATTGCCCAGTGGCGCGATGAACCCGCTCCGTTGCTTGCATTGTTACACG encodes:
- a CDS encoding phytanoyl-CoA dioxygenase family protein, with product MLIRGEDSAINLRSTLTEEEKWHYDLFGYLVLRQVVSPREVERMLEIADGWFAAPKTAPEPMNVTQDEYSGVLNNVQYGDRIFERLSLNEKVMRIVMGLMWNRPRLFNCALVLQKQRPISEGEKERLHRDTSGFEFPDGFHNPHNDYQAGNGQIYSNFVNTAITLVDVPKDNGFMCIPGTHKSRITFPTTLDIDNEWAPAITFELKAGDCLIFSPRLMHGAKFWKVDSPRRVVFNRYQFSFYFNENYNLPIEAHRHRISEDEYELELIQRGEKGFAKRILKKLETGEELC
- a CDS encoding phytanoyl-CoA dioxygenase family protein; amino-acid sequence: MLTQKEKWHLDLLGYFVVRNAVPKADVELMKAQMFEWSEWDASDFKPPMRINAPEGKPWWVYNMHYGHEAFQRLILNPEILRVATALTWNHPRVFDVVANICYPNADGLELHGGHKGWFRGPHHQYQVANDEIFASFFNLSVSLVDVPPGNGFACIPGSHKSNFQYPEDITMDDAPPMVHNVPVNAGDFIVFLPNTRHAGRRWNHEAYPRMTVFLRWVYAKQFHHTDASWWLPFDAHKDEIPVALHELESRDHGQRKALNELIDPFKVDIPE